A region of Streptomyces sp. R44 DNA encodes the following proteins:
- a CDS encoding DUF6221 family protein codes for MTAELITWLHEQIDADEAAAADQPPLSWLPEGLSPDNPLAALYSPARTIAMRRDLLATWRDPEHADSQDHDSHSIDWSLRVLAATAYSDRPGYRAEWAPADDGPA; via the coding sequence ATGACTGCCGAACTGATCACCTGGCTGCACGAGCAGATCGACGCCGACGAAGCGGCAGCCGCAGACCAGCCACCCCTGTCATGGCTTCCCGAAGGGCTGTCCCCCGACAACCCGCTTGCCGCGCTCTACTCCCCGGCCCGCACCATCGCCATGCGCCGCGACCTGCTCGCCACCTGGCGCGACCCGGAACACGCCGATTCCCAGGACCACGACAGCCACAGCATCGACTGGTCGCTGCGGGTCCTCGCAGCAACCGCCTACTCCGATCGCCCGGGATATCGCGCAGAGTGGGCTCCTGCCGACGACGGGCCAGCTTGA
- a CDS encoding MFS transporter: MLGIFSIVTTEILPIGLLTSIGSSFTISDGMAGLMMTMPGFLAAVSAPVVTVATGRIDRRVMLGVFILLLALANFLAAAASSYWLVLISRVMVGVTIGGFWSIGAGLAGQLVPAKSVGRATSVIFSAVPLGSVLGVPLGTFIGDIAGWRTAFLVMGGFTLAVLVLLLVVVPPLPSDQATRLDVLGGMLRSVNTRFALVMTFLVVLAHFGTYTYVTPFLEQVTHVSSGLITIYLLIYGAAGIAGNFLGGSMVGRYPRSTFAAAAALIAAATLLLPVLGQSDAGAVALLVVWGVAYGAVPVCSQTWFSKAAPDSPEASSVLFTASFQATISLGALVGGAVLDRSSPSTVMVLGGLAAVLTVLVAWAHWAGKFTWPKSS, from the coding sequence ATGCTGGGGATCTTCTCCATCGTCACGACCGAAATTCTTCCGATCGGCCTTCTCACGTCGATCGGATCGAGTTTCACCATTTCGGACGGAATGGCTGGTCTCATGATGACCATGCCAGGATTCCTCGCCGCGGTCTCGGCCCCTGTGGTCACGGTGGCCACAGGACGTATCGACCGGCGGGTCATGCTGGGCGTGTTCATCCTGCTGCTGGCGCTGGCCAACTTCCTTGCCGCCGCCGCGTCGAGCTACTGGCTGGTCCTGATCTCCCGTGTCATGGTGGGCGTCACCATCGGCGGCTTCTGGTCCATCGGGGCCGGACTCGCCGGTCAGCTGGTTCCCGCGAAGTCCGTGGGCCGCGCGACCTCGGTGATCTTCTCCGCCGTACCGCTCGGCTCCGTACTCGGAGTACCGCTGGGCACGTTCATCGGCGACATCGCGGGCTGGCGGACGGCGTTCCTCGTCATGGGCGGCTTCACACTGGCCGTCCTCGTGCTGCTCCTCGTCGTCGTCCCGCCCCTCCCTTCCGACCAGGCGACGCGCCTCGATGTCCTCGGCGGCATGCTCCGAAGCGTCAACACCCGCTTCGCGCTGGTCATGACCTTCCTCGTCGTGCTCGCCCACTTCGGCACGTACACGTACGTCACCCCCTTCCTTGAGCAGGTGACCCACGTCAGTTCGGGTCTCATCACGATCTACCTGCTCATCTACGGTGCGGCCGGCATCGCCGGCAACTTCCTCGGCGGATCCATGGTGGGTCGCTATCCGCGGTCCACCTTCGCCGCGGCGGCGGCCCTGATCGCCGCCGCGACCCTGCTCCTGCCCGTCCTGGGACAGTCGGACGCCGGCGCGGTGGCGCTGCTGGTCGTCTGGGGCGTCGCCTACGGTGCCGTCCCGGTCTGCTCCCAGACGTGGTTCTCCAAGGCCGCCCCCGACTCCCCCGAGGCGTCCTCCGTCCTGTTCACCGCCTCCTTCCAGGCCACCATCTCCCTCGGGGCCCTGGTGGGAGGGGCCGTCCTCGACCGTTCCTCGCCCTCCACGGTGATGGTGCTGGGCGGGCTGGCGGCCGTCCTGACGGTCCTCGTGGCCTGGGCCCACTGGGCGGGGAAGTTCACATGGCCGAAGTCCTCCTAG
- the asnB gene encoding asparagine synthase (glutamine-hydrolyzing), protein MCGIAGWIDFGRDLTQERAIVDAMTQTMACRGPDADGVWIGQHAAIGHRRLSVIDLEGGRQPMTAEQDGRTLAVLTFSGEIYNYRELRADLISRGHRFRTESDTEVVLRGYLEWGEGVVDKLNGMFAFGIWDVWNEELLLVRDRMGVKPLYYYPTADGVLFGSEPKAILAHPEIPRRVNADGLRELLDMVKTPEHAIFTGMYEIRPGHTVRVRRQGLVKRRYWALEAKEHTDSLETTIEAVRGLLDDTVSRQLISDVPLCSLLSGGLDSSAVTALAAKALAAQGGGPVRSFSVDFVGAAENFVPDPLRSTPDAPFVRDLAQHVAAEHKEILLNSDDLSDPGVRAAVLAATDLPPMWYGDLWPSLYLLFKAVRERSTVALSGESADELFGGYSWFHDPEVLTAETFPWLTSTPGPFYDGTPLFDGGLLGKLDIPGYRRSSYGDAIAEVPVLPGETGLEKRMREISYLNLTRFLNTLLDRKDRMSMAVGLEVRVPFCDHRLVEYVFNAPWSMKTFDGREKSLLRAATRDVLPESIVKRVKAPYPSTQDSGYEKKLRDRLAEVLSGGDAPILPLLDKDRVRGRLDGGISTASTQITRIDLEVPLWLNAWLESYDVTIDL, encoded by the coding sequence ATGTGCGGCATTGCGGGCTGGATAGATTTCGGGCGCGATCTCACCCAGGAGCGCGCCATCGTCGACGCCATGACCCAGACGATGGCGTGCCGCGGTCCCGACGCCGACGGCGTGTGGATCGGTCAGCACGCCGCCATCGGTCACCGGCGTCTCTCCGTCATCGACCTGGAGGGCGGGCGTCAGCCGATGACCGCCGAGCAGGACGGGCGCACGCTGGCGGTGCTGACCTTCAGCGGTGAGATCTACAACTACCGCGAACTGCGCGCGGACCTGATCTCCCGAGGACACCGCTTCCGTACCGAGAGCGACACCGAGGTGGTCCTCCGGGGGTACTTGGAGTGGGGCGAGGGCGTCGTCGACAAGCTGAACGGCATGTTCGCCTTCGGCATCTGGGACGTCTGGAACGAGGAGCTGCTCCTCGTCCGTGACCGGATGGGCGTCAAGCCGCTGTACTACTACCCCACGGCGGACGGCGTCCTGTTCGGCTCGGAGCCCAAGGCCATCCTCGCCCACCCGGAGATCCCGCGCCGGGTGAACGCCGACGGCCTGCGCGAGCTGCTCGACATGGTGAAGACCCCCGAGCACGCCATCTTCACCGGGATGTACGAGATCCGTCCGGGTCACACGGTCCGCGTCCGTCGCCAGGGGCTCGTCAAGCGCCGCTACTGGGCGCTCGAGGCCAAGGAGCACACGGACTCCCTGGAGACGACGATCGAGGCGGTCCGCGGACTCCTCGACGACACCGTCAGCCGGCAGCTGATCTCCGACGTCCCGCTGTGCAGCCTCCTGTCCGGCGGACTGGACTCCTCCGCGGTGACCGCGCTGGCGGCCAAGGCGCTGGCCGCACAGGGCGGCGGACCGGTGCGGTCGTTCTCGGTCGACTTCGTCGGAGCCGCGGAGAACTTCGTCCCGGACCCCCTGCGGAGCACCCCGGACGCCCCGTTCGTCCGCGATCTGGCCCAGCACGTGGCGGCCGAGCACAAGGAGATCCTGCTCAACAGCGACGACCTGAGCGACCCCGGCGTCCGGGCCGCGGTCCTCGCCGCCACCGACCTGCCGCCCATGTGGTACGGCGACCTGTGGCCCTCCCTGTACCTGCTGTTCAAGGCGGTGCGGGAGCGGTCCACCGTGGCCCTGTCCGGCGAGTCGGCGGACGAACTCTTCGGCGGGTACAGCTGGTTCCACGACCCTGAGGTCCTCACGGCCGAGACGTTCCCCTGGCTCACCTCGACGCCCGGTCCCTTCTACGACGGGACCCCGCTGTTCGACGGCGGGCTGCTGGGCAAGCTCGACATCCCCGGCTACCGGCGGTCGAGCTACGGCGACGCCATCGCCGAAGTGCCCGTCCTCCCGGGCGAGACGGGCCTGGAGAAGCGGATGAGGGAGATCAGCTACCTCAACCTGACCCGCTTCCTCAACACCCTCCTCGACCGCAAGGACCGCATGAGCATGGCCGTCGGGCTGGAGGTCCGCGTCCCGTTCTGCGACCACCGCCTCGTGGAGTACGTGTTCAACGCGCCCTGGTCCATGAAGACGTTCGACGGCCGGGAGAAGAGCCTGCTGCGCGCGGCCACCCGCGACGTGCTGCCCGAGTCGATCGTGAAGCGTGTGAAGGCGCCGTACCCGAGCACGCAGGACTCCGGTTACGAGAAGAAGCTCCGCGACCGGCTCGCGGAGGTGCTGAGCGGTGGTGACGCGCCGATCCTGCCGCTCCTCGACAAGGACCGTGTCCGCGGCCGGCTCGACGGCGGCATCAGCACGGCCAGCACCCAGATCACGCGGATCGACCTCGAGGTTCCGCTCTGGCTCAACGCCTGGCTGGAGTCCTACGACGTCACGATCGACCTGTAG
- a CDS encoding amidase, with product MRPFELSVADAAAAMAARTLSPVELVDSVLDRCDAVEDRLHAYVTVVADRARRAARQAEREIREGVHRGPLHGIPYGLKDLIDVSGIPTTASSRAWAGRMPGGDSTVAARLTDAGAILIGKTHTHEFAYGLLTPQTANPWHADAVAGGSSGGSAVAVAAGTALFALGTDTGGSIRIPAALNGTVGLKPTYGLVSRHGVAPLSWSLDHVGPLTRTVRDAALVLRALAGHDPSDPASASAPADPASPAPADVRGLRVGVPVTYYFDRVDPEVEAAVRATIDRLRELGATVTPVDLPLVEYVEATQWGLMAPEASAVHEETLRATPHLYGPDIRLLLEAGHHVSALDYLRAQRSRSLISRAWGRLFAGIDVLVAPTSPITAARRGQETVRWPDGVTETVTDAYVRLSSPANITGFPALSLPVGRDSAGLPIGAQLIAAPFAESVLFRVGTALEETRPDTGRLAEVAQADIIHSASDR from the coding sequence ATGCGACCCTTTGAGCTCAGCGTCGCGGACGCGGCGGCGGCCATGGCGGCCCGCACCCTGTCCCCCGTGGAACTCGTCGACTCCGTCCTGGACCGGTGCGACGCCGTCGAGGACCGGCTCCACGCCTACGTCACCGTCGTGGCGGACCGTGCGCGACGGGCCGCGCGGCAGGCGGAGAGGGAGATCCGCGAAGGCGTCCACCGCGGGCCGCTCCACGGCATTCCGTACGGACTCAAGGACCTCATCGACGTCTCCGGGATACCCACCACGGCCAGTTCGCGCGCGTGGGCGGGCCGGATGCCCGGCGGGGACAGCACGGTGGCGGCGCGGCTCACGGACGCCGGCGCGATCCTGATCGGCAAGACCCACACCCACGAGTTCGCCTACGGACTGCTCACCCCGCAGACGGCCAATCCGTGGCACGCGGACGCCGTCGCCGGAGGCTCCAGCGGCGGCTCGGCGGTGGCCGTGGCGGCCGGGACCGCGCTGTTCGCGCTGGGGACGGACACCGGAGGGTCGATCCGCATTCCGGCCGCGCTCAACGGGACGGTCGGCCTGAAGCCCACCTACGGCCTGGTCTCCCGCCACGGGGTGGCGCCCCTGTCGTGGTCCCTGGACCACGTCGGCCCCCTCACCCGGACCGTACGGGACGCCGCCCTCGTGCTGCGCGCCCTGGCCGGCCACGACCCGTCGGACCCCGCCAGCGCCTCCGCTCCGGCGGACCCGGCCTCGCCGGCCCCGGCGGATGTGCGCGGGCTGCGCGTCGGCGTGCCCGTCACCTACTACTTCGACCGCGTCGATCCGGAGGTGGAGGCGGCCGTCCGCGCGACGATCGACCGGCTGCGGGAGCTCGGCGCGACGGTGACGCCCGTGGACCTGCCGCTCGTCGAGTACGTCGAGGCGACGCAGTGGGGCCTGATGGCCCCCGAGGCCTCGGCGGTCCACGAGGAGACCCTGCGCGCGACACCGCACCTCTACGGCCCGGACATCCGGCTGCTCCTGGAGGCGGGACACCACGTGTCCGCCCTGGACTACCTGCGCGCCCAGCGCAGCCGGTCCCTCATCAGCCGAGCGTGGGGCCGGCTCTTCGCCGGCATCGACGTGCTCGTCGCCCCCACCTCCCCCATCACGGCGGCGCGGCGCGGGCAGGAGACCGTGCGGTGGCCGGACGGCGTGACCGAGACGGTCACCGACGCCTACGTCCGGCTCTCCTCTCCCGCCAACATCACCGGATTCCCCGCCCTCTCGCTCCCGGTGGGCAGGGACTCCGCCGGTCTCCCCATCGGCGCGCAGCTGATCGCCGCCCCGTTCGCGGAGTCGGTCCTCTTCCGGGTGGGAACCGCCCTCGAGGAAACGCGGCCGGACACGGGCAGACTTGCCGAGGTGGCTCAGGCGGACATCATCCACAGCGCCTCAGATCGCTGA
- a CDS encoding thioesterase family protein — translation MNPELVPFPDTLPAAFYHELGDGRYESTPATAGPWSAKSQHAGPPSALIGRALERHAPRPGMRIARVTVELLRPVPVADLRVEVRTVRSGGSVEILEGEITADGVPVLLARAWRLVASPEETPALRPVRPAPALPGAQPPHTMAGAHLDGYIAAMEWRFEDGAGFDTLGPGTAWARQRIPLVAGSPDSPLTRALTVADSSWAVGFELDHHGNLVINTDVTLALHRDPVGEWLCLRSHTAASPNGSGLALGQLDDATGDCGQVLQTLLVTERRGRP, via the coding sequence GTGAACCCAGAGCTCGTTCCGTTCCCCGACACGCTGCCCGCGGCCTTCTACCACGAGCTGGGGGACGGCCGGTACGAGAGCACCCCGGCCACGGCGGGCCCGTGGAGCGCGAAGTCGCAGCACGCCGGCCCGCCCTCCGCCCTGATCGGGCGGGCGCTCGAGCGCCACGCCCCCCGGCCGGGCATGAGGATCGCCCGCGTCACCGTGGAGCTGCTGCGCCCGGTCCCGGTCGCGGACCTGCGGGTCGAGGTGCGGACGGTCCGGTCGGGCGGCAGCGTCGAGATCCTGGAGGGGGAGATCACCGCCGACGGCGTCCCGGTGCTGCTGGCCCGTGCCTGGAGGCTCGTCGCCAGCCCCGAGGAGACTCCGGCGCTGCGGCCCGTCCGGCCCGCCCCCGCCCTGCCCGGGGCGCAGCCGCCGCACACCATGGCGGGCGCCCATCTGGACGGCTACATCGCGGCGATGGAGTGGCGCTTCGAGGACGGTGCGGGCTTCGACACGCTCGGTCCGGGGACCGCCTGGGCCCGGCAGCGCATCCCCTTGGTGGCCGGCTCCCCGGACTCACCGCTGACCCGGGCGCTCACGGTGGCCGACAGCAGCTGGGCGGTCGGCTTCGAGCTCGACCACCACGGGAACCTCGTCATCAACACCGATGTGACCCTCGCCCTGCACCGGGACCCCGTCGGGGAGTGGCTGTGCCTGCGCTCCCACACCGCGGCCAGCCCGAACGGATCAGGGCTCGCCCTCGGGCAGCTCGACGACGCGACGGGCGACTGCGGGCAGGTCCTGCAGACCTTGCTGGTCACCGAGCGGCGCGGCCGGCCGTGA
- a CDS encoding cytochrome P450 — protein sequence MPMNETAGCPVHHGFDPLGDAYIADPYPIHTAVREEAPAFYASAIDMWVITRYDDIEAVLKDPGTFSARVGQKPVFPLSEEAQEILKKGFRAYPVMSDCDPPRHTRIRKHNMTGFSPRRIASLEPKVWAKATELVDAIKPGQVDLVSALTYPLPAYMIFTFIGFPDEDMDMLKSWCGNRIAFSWGRPSADEQREIATNMTNYWEYCENFVAKRAAEPVDDFTSDLIRIRQENPDSLSLEDITNVAYGLSFAGHETTTSFTGNAIRQLLTNPEQWAAICSDRDLIAKAVEEILRYDSSIPAWRRITTRAVDVGGVEIPAQAKVLILLGAANRDPKHFEEPETFDIHRGDARRHLAFGKGIHYCIGAPLARMEARIALDLLAQRAPDMRLVEDQDFDFPANVSFRGPRSLLVEWPG from the coding sequence ATGCCGATGAACGAAACGGCCGGCTGCCCGGTGCATCACGGTTTCGACCCGCTTGGTGACGCCTACATCGCCGATCCGTATCCGATCCACACCGCTGTGCGGGAGGAGGCTCCGGCGTTCTACGCATCGGCCATCGATATGTGGGTGATAACCCGGTACGACGATATCGAGGCCGTTCTCAAGGATCCGGGGACCTTCTCCGCGCGGGTCGGTCAGAAGCCGGTGTTCCCCCTTTCGGAAGAGGCGCAGGAGATTCTGAAGAAAGGATTCCGCGCCTACCCGGTGATGTCGGACTGCGACCCGCCGCGGCACACCCGCATTCGCAAGCACAACATGACGGGCTTCTCACCGCGGCGGATCGCGTCGCTGGAGCCCAAGGTCTGGGCCAAGGCCACGGAGCTGGTGGACGCCATCAAGCCCGGGCAGGTGGACCTGGTGAGCGCGCTGACCTATCCGCTTCCGGCGTACATGATCTTCACGTTCATCGGCTTCCCGGACGAGGACATGGACATGCTGAAGAGTTGGTGCGGAAACCGCATCGCCTTCAGCTGGGGACGCCCGAGCGCGGACGAGCAGCGCGAGATCGCCACGAACATGACGAACTACTGGGAGTACTGCGAGAACTTCGTCGCCAAGCGGGCCGCAGAACCGGTCGACGACTTCACGAGTGACCTGATCCGGATCCGCCAGGAGAATCCCGACAGCCTCTCGCTCGAAGACATCACCAACGTCGCGTACGGGCTGAGCTTCGCCGGCCACGAGACCACGACGAGTTTCACCGGAAACGCGATCCGCCAGCTGCTGACCAATCCCGAGCAGTGGGCCGCGATCTGTTCCGACCGCGATCTCATCGCCAAGGCGGTCGAGGAAATCCTGCGGTACGACAGCAGCATCCCCGCCTGGCGGCGCATCACCACCAGGGCGGTGGACGTCGGTGGTGTCGAGATACCCGCCCAGGCCAAGGTGCTGATCCTGCTCGGCGCGGCCAACCGGGACCCGAAGCACTTCGAGGAGCCCGAGACGTTCGACATCCACCGGGGAGACGCCCGCCGGCACCTCGCCTTCGGCAAGGGCATCCACTACTGCATCGGGGCCCCGCTGGCGCGGATGGAAGCCCGGATCGCCCTCGACCTGCTCGCGCAGCGGGCACCGGACATGCGGCTGGTGGAGGACCAGGACTTCGACTTCCCGGCGAACGTCTCCTTCCGCGGCCCCCGGAGCCTGCTCGTCGAATGGCCCGGATGA
- a CDS encoding LysR family transcriptional regulator has protein sequence MTERISLRRLHAFVACAEAGTMTGAARQLFVTQGAVSVAISQLERQIGVQLLLRSKAKGLTLTEAGRLLLPEARSLLARADALQAGMRDLGNAPSGSLVIGCFTTIAPFLLPRVLEEFQAARPQVTLDFVEGSLTDLQQLLLDGACELAVLYGVDIQAGIEYDTLYPTQPYVLLPPAHPLAEKEEIRLADLADHDMIALDVPPSLRYFNEVLSSAGVSPRIRHRTESFEMVRSLVARGVGYSLLIQRPIADVSYEGRGLVIRRIKDEIRPLDVVLARPAGVRLTRRAAAFRAFCHASAPRR, from the coding sequence ATGACTGAACGGATCAGCCTTCGCCGGCTGCACGCCTTCGTGGCGTGCGCCGAGGCCGGAACCATGACGGGCGCGGCGCGGCAGCTGTTCGTGACCCAGGGCGCGGTGTCGGTCGCGATCTCCCAGCTGGAACGACAGATCGGTGTACAACTGCTCCTGCGCTCCAAGGCGAAGGGGCTGACGCTGACCGAGGCCGGCCGGCTCCTCCTGCCCGAGGCCCGGTCCCTGCTGGCCCGGGCCGACGCGCTCCAGGCGGGCATGCGCGACCTGGGGAACGCCCCTTCGGGCAGCCTGGTGATCGGCTGCTTCACCACCATCGCCCCGTTCCTCCTGCCCCGCGTCCTGGAGGAGTTCCAGGCCGCACGCCCCCAGGTGACCCTGGACTTCGTGGAGGGCTCGCTCACCGATCTGCAGCAGCTCCTGCTCGACGGGGCGTGCGAGCTGGCCGTCCTCTACGGCGTCGACATCCAGGCCGGCATCGAGTACGACACGCTGTACCCGACCCAGCCGTACGTCCTGCTGCCGCCCGCCCATCCGCTGGCGGAGAAGGAGGAGATCCGGCTCGCCGACCTCGCCGATCACGACATGATCGCGCTCGATGTCCCGCCCAGCCTGCGCTACTTCAACGAGGTGCTGAGCTCGGCCGGGGTGTCCCCGCGCATCCGGCACCGCACGGAGAGCTTCGAGATGGTGCGCAGTCTCGTCGCCCGGGGCGTCGGATACTCGCTGCTCATACAGCGCCCGATCGCGGACGTCAGCTATGAGGGGCGCGGCCTGGTGATCCGCCGGATCAAGGACGAGATACGGCCGCTGGACGTCGTCCTGGCGCGTCCGGCGGGCGTCCGGCTGACGCGTCGGGCGGCGGCGTTCAGGGCGTTCTGCCACGCGTCGGCACCCCGCCGCTGA
- a CDS encoding PhzF family phenazine biosynthesis protein, whose translation MNSTRETPDVLRYTAFSDDPEGGNPAGIVLDATGLSGEEMLAIAAEVGYSESAFLTAPSEGAGSGASDDGRAYTIRYFSPKAEVPFCGHATVATAVALGERIGPGDLVFTTQAGTVPVTVTREGGTLRATLTSVEPHIEEIAADDLAEALAALDWPAGDLDPDLPPRIAFAGARHLVIAAASRERLSRLAYDFARLEALMHRLDLTTLQLVWRASAEVFHVRAPFPVGGVVEDPATGAAAAAFGAYARELGLVPEATVLTLHQGEDMGRPGVLTVELRAGDPRIRVAGAGTRIPA comes from the coding sequence ATGAACTCCACACGGGAAACCCCCGACGTCCTGCGTTACACCGCTTTCTCCGACGATCCCGAGGGAGGGAATCCCGCCGGAATCGTTCTCGACGCCACCGGCCTCAGCGGCGAGGAGATGCTGGCGATCGCCGCCGAAGTCGGCTACAGCGAGAGCGCGTTCCTGACGGCGCCGTCCGAGGGAGCGGGCTCCGGCGCGTCGGACGACGGGCGCGCGTACACCATCCGCTACTTCAGCCCAAAGGCGGAAGTGCCCTTCTGCGGTCACGCCACCGTCGCGACGGCCGTGGCCCTCGGCGAGCGCATCGGCCCCGGCGACCTTGTGTTCACCACGCAGGCCGGGACCGTGCCGGTCACCGTGACGCGTGAGGGCGGGACGCTGCGGGCCACACTCACGAGCGTCGAGCCGCACATCGAGGAGATCGCGGCCGATGACCTGGCAGAGGCACTCGCCGCGCTCGACTGGCCGGCCGGCGACCTCGATCCCGACCTGCCTCCCCGCATCGCGTTCGCGGGCGCCCGCCATCTCGTCATCGCCGCCGCGAGCCGAGAGCGCCTGTCCCGCCTGGCGTACGACTTCGCCCGCCTGGAGGCCCTCATGCACCGGCTGGACCTGACGACGCTGCAGTTGGTCTGGCGCGCCTCCGCGGAGGTCTTCCACGTCCGGGCGCCGTTCCCGGTGGGCGGTGTGGTCGAGGACCCGGCGACCGGGGCGGCGGCCGCCGCCTTCGGTGCGTACGCCCGTGAGCTCGGACTCGTGCCCGAGGCGACGGTCCTCACCCTCCACCAGGGGGAGGACATGGGACGCCCCGGTGTCCTGACGGTGGAACTGCGGGCGGGCGACCCGCGGATCAGGGTCGCCGGCGCAGGGACCCGCATCCCGGCCTGA
- the serA gene encoding phosphoglycerate dehydrogenase, translating into MAKPIVLIAEELSPSTVTALGPDFDIRHCDGTDRPALLSAVAHADALLVRSATRVDAQVIDAARRLKVVARAGVGLDNVDVPAATKAGVLVVNAPLSNVVSAAELTCGLLLSTARTIPQADFSLRSGEWDRQKYTGVELADKTLGVIGLGRIGTLVAQRMSAFGLRIVAHDPYATEERALRAGARLVPLDTLLRESDFITVHLPKTPETVGFVGERELGLVKRSVRIVNAARGGIVDEEALAAALKDGRVAGAGLDVFAVEPCTASPLFGLGNVVVTPHLGASTHEAQEKAGTSVAHSVRRALAGELVPDAVNAPGGPVAEEVHPYLALADDLGHVFTELAGRRAATHLEIEVRGEVTRRDVTVLEAAALRGILAPLVPTKPSLVNASELARELGVSVRFSTSSESPDHRNAVAIRGVLPDGRSLVVAGALSARKGTHKLVEIGECDIDLDLTDRMLFLWYSDEPGAIGKAGQILGGAGVNIADMEVARSGGRAMAAMSVDIDVPETVVGSLVSALDEASAGFVRLMP; encoded by the coding sequence ATGGCCAAGCCCATCGTCCTCATAGCCGAAGAGCTCTCGCCCTCCACGGTCACCGCGCTCGGTCCGGACTTCGACATCCGGCACTGCGACGGGACCGACCGGCCGGCCCTGCTGTCCGCCGTCGCCCACGCGGACGCCCTCCTGGTGCGCAGCGCCACCCGTGTGGACGCCCAGGTGATCGACGCCGCCCGCCGTCTCAAGGTCGTCGCGCGGGCCGGCGTCGGCCTGGACAACGTCGATGTCCCCGCGGCCACGAAGGCCGGCGTCCTGGTCGTCAACGCCCCCCTCTCCAACGTCGTCAGCGCCGCCGAACTCACCTGCGGGCTCCTGCTGTCCACGGCACGCACCATCCCGCAGGCCGACTTCTCGCTCAGGAGCGGGGAGTGGGACCGGCAGAAGTACACCGGCGTCGAACTGGCCGACAAGACCCTGGGAGTCATCGGTCTCGGCCGCATCGGCACCCTGGTGGCCCAGCGGATGTCCGCGTTCGGCCTGCGGATCGTCGCCCACGATCCGTACGCCACGGAGGAGCGCGCCCTGCGCGCGGGCGCTCGCCTCGTTCCGCTCGACACGCTCCTGCGGGAGTCCGACTTCATCACCGTGCACCTGCCGAAGACACCGGAGACGGTGGGCTTCGTCGGCGAGCGGGAGCTGGGTCTCGTCAAGCGGTCCGTACGGATCGTCAACGCGGCACGCGGCGGCATCGTGGACGAGGAGGCGCTGGCCGCCGCGTTGAAGGACGGACGCGTCGCGGGGGCCGGGCTCGACGTCTTCGCGGTGGAGCCGTGCACGGCCTCCCCGCTGTTCGGCCTCGGCAACGTGGTGGTCACCCCGCACCTCGGCGCCTCCACCCACGAGGCCCAGGAGAAGGCCGGGACCTCCGTCGCCCACTCGGTGCGCCGGGCCCTCGCGGGGGAGCTCGTGCCCGACGCGGTGAACGCCCCGGGAGGTCCCGTCGCGGAGGAGGTCCATCCCTACCTGGCGCTCGCCGACGACCTCGGTCACGTCTTCACCGAGCTCGCGGGCCGCCGTGCCGCCACACACCTGGAGATCGAGGTCCGCGGTGAGGTGACCCGCCGGGACGTCACGGTCCTCGAGGCCGCCGCGCTCCGAGGGATCCTCGCCCCACTCGTCCCCACGAAGCCCTCGCTGGTGAACGCGTCGGAACTCGCTCGTGAGCTCGGCGTCTCCGTGCGCTTCTCGACCAGCTCCGAGAGCCCGGACCACCGCAACGCCGTCGCCATCCGCGGTGTCCTGCCGGACGGCAGGTCCCTGGTCGTCGCCGGCGCCCTGTCCGCCCGGAAGGGCACCCACAAGCTGGTCGAGATCGGCGAATGCGACATCGACCTGGACCTCACGGACCGCATGCTCTTCCTCTGGTACTCCGACGAACCCGGGGCCATCGGAAAGGCCGGACAGATCCTGGGCGGTGCCGGCGTGAACATCGCCGACATGGAGGTCGCCCGGTCCGGCGGCCGGGCGATGGCGGCCATGTCCGTCGACATCGACGTCCCCGAGACCGTGGTGGGCAGCCTCGTGTCGGCCCTCGACGAGGCGTCCGCCGGATTCGTCCGCCTCATGCCGTAG
- the fdxA gene encoding ferredoxin, whose translation MAYVIAQPCVDIKDKACLDECPVDCIYEGPRKMYIQPDECVDCGACEPVCPVEAVFYEDDLPEALSDYRIADREVFDGLGLPGGSRDHAPLAADHAVVDAVPVPSQT comes from the coding sequence ATGGCATACGTCATCGCTCAACCCTGCGTGGACATCAAGGACAAGGCCTGCCTCGACGAGTGCCCGGTCGACTGCATCTACGAGGGCCCGCGCAAGATGTACATCCAGCCGGACGAGTGCGTCGACTGCGGGGCGTGCGAGCCGGTCTGCCCGGTCGAAGCGGTCTTCTACGAGGACGACCTCCCGGAGGCCCTCAGCGACTACCGCATCGCGGACCGTGAGGTGTTCGACGGCCTGGGCCTGCCCGGCGGTTCGCGCGACCACGCCCCGCTCGCGGCGGATCACGCGGTGGTCGACGCCGTGCCCGTGCCGTCCCAGACCTGA